Proteins co-encoded in one Melitaea cinxia chromosome 13, ilMelCinx1.1, whole genome shotgun sequence genomic window:
- the LOC123659173 gene encoding uncharacterized protein LOC123659173 translates to MGRLYHLIILIYVTFIICFFIQFVESNDQSMVHRQRRYLSFRNVSHIFIRLNFKVNMVPWNQIFVQALGFRMNWDDPPDSFHPYHRLNRRDVFMSMETLLNRNGLEGFHCVRRAICEVNQMDETNAIYFKILKMIFRENSSETAKWHGHAQEDCQISISSCPFSLLEVSPYTDL, encoded by the exons atgggtAGATTATATCACTTGATTATACTAATTTATGTGACTTTTATAATTTGCTTCTTTATTCAATTTGTTGAAAGCAATGATCAATCAATGGTGCACAGACAGCGAAGATATTTGAGTTTTCGAAACGTATCACACATCTTC ATCCGCCTGAACTTCAAAGTGAACATGGTCCCTTGGAACCAGATTTTTGTCCAAGCCCTCGGTTTCCGAATGAATTGGGATGACCCGCCCGATTCTTTTCATCCCTATCATCGCCTAAATCGACGTGATGTATTTATGAGTATGGAGACGTTATTGAACAG GAATGGCTTGGAAGGCTTCCATTGTGTCCGACGAGCGATATGCGAAGTTAATCAAATGGATGAAACAAATgcgatttatttcaaaatactgAAAATGATATTtag gGAAAATTCGTCAGAAACGGCAAAATGGCACGGCCATGCACAAGAAGATTGTCAAATCTCTATCAGTTCTTGTCCATTTTCATTACTTGAGGTTTCGCCATACACTgatctttaa